The following nucleotide sequence is from Flavimarina sp. Hel_I_48.
AAAGATGATATAGACTGGATTAGACGTGCTGCTGGCAGAATGTCTTCTAAGGAATGTACCGAAGATCCTTTCTTTGAAAAACTTGTTGTTCAGTTAGATAAATTAGAGCCATCAGCACAGACCGCATATTACTTAGGTCAGTTGGCAGATAAAAATGGAGACAACACAAAAGCGGTTAAATATTATGAGGAATCTGCAAACCGTGAGACAGACCCAAGTAAAAAAGCAGTGGTATTCATGCGTTTAGGAGAGAAAATGCGCGCTCGTAAGAGTTATTCTCAAGCACGTTCTTTTTATCAAAAGTCGCTTGAAGCAAAACCCTCTAATGGTAGAGCTTATTTAATGATCGCTAACATGTATGCTTCAAGCGCAAATAGCTGTGGGGAAACACAATTTGAAAAACGTGCGATTTACTGGTTGGCTGCTGATTACGCTTCACGTGCAGCGAAAATCGATCCTTCGATTTCTTCAAATGCAAATGAAACAGCCGCAAGCTATCGTGGCCTTGCACCATCTAAAACCGAGATTTTCCAGAGTGGAAAAGCTGGTCAGAAGATCAACTTTAGCTGCTGGATAGGTGGAGGCGTTACCGTTCCCAATCCTTAATGCAGAATAAAATAAAACATACAATTTTAAAAGGGGTCGCAGCATTTGCTGTGACCCTCTTTTTTGCTTGTGGGAACAATGCAGAAGAACTGCAACGGTTCAGCCAGCGTACAGACGGCCCCGCCGCAAAAGGCGAAGGCATCGTTTTGAGATATACAGACTCCGGCAAGGTAAAAGCCACCCTCAAGACTCCTTATATGCTTGATTATGGTATATCAGAATTTCCCTATCAGGAATTTCCAGATGGTATAGATGTAACCTTTGTGAGTGATGACGACAAAGAAAATTACATCACTTCAAATTACGCAAAGCTCTTTAAGCAAACGAACCTTGTTGATCTTCGGAATAATGTGGTATTGATCATGAGCGATTCCACTATTTTGAGAACTTCCCAACTTTACTGGGATCAGCGTAACAACTGGGTCTTTACAAACAGGGCGTACACCATAAATTTTCAAGACGGGTCTTTTAATAACGGAAATGGATTTGACAGTAGTGAGAATTTTAAAAATTTCCTATCTTCTGGCAATCAGAGCAAAATGTATATTAAAGAAGGCAAAAACACTAAAAGCGACAGTTTAAATGAGTAAGTACTTTAAATATTTTGAATACGCCTATCTGATCATTGTTATTCTGTTTTTGCTGAAAGCATACGACTCGTGGCCAGCAGAACCCAACCAGACCTATATTTCGCTGTTTTTTGTTGCCCTTGCGCTGGGCATGTTCTTTTTCAAAAGACATTTTAGAAAAAAGATTGAACAGAACCAACGGGACAATTAAATGGAAACCGAAATCATTATTATAATAATTTCATTATTGCTTTCCGCTTTTTTTTCGGGAATGGAAATTGCCTATGTATCTTCAAACAAGATCCATATCGAGATCGAGAAAAAGCAAAATGACCTAATCGCAAAGATTTTGACACGGCTCACGCAAAAGCCGTCAAAATTTATAGCGACCATGCTCGTGGGCAATAACCTGGCACTTGTTGTGTATGCCTATTTTATGGGTGCCCTTTTACAAAACTGGCTTACAGGTTTTGATTTTGGATATGCGTGGATCAATGAATTCCTTATTCGGTTTAGTCTGATTACACAAACCATTATTTCTACGCTTATAGTCCTGCTCACGGCAGAATTTTTACCCAAGGTGTTTTTTCAGATCTATGCCAATTCGCTTTTAAAGATCTTTGCCATCCCGGCCTACATTTTTTATCTCCTATTTTATTTCATATCCAGTTTTGTTATATGGATTTCAGATATGGTGCTCAAACGCTTTTTTAAGACCGAAGGTGACGAGGTGCAGCTTGCATTTACAAAGGTGGAACTGGGTAACTATATTTCTGAACAGATGGAGTCTATTGAAACCAATGAAGAACTGGATTCTGAAATACAGATTTTTCAGAACGCCCTTGAGTTTTCTGAAGTAAAATCGCGCGAAGTGATGATCCCCAGGACAGAGATCGTTGCCGTTGAAAAAGATACGCCCCTTTCAGAATTAAATTTGCTGTTCACAGAAACCGGACTTTCTAAAGTGCTGGTTTATACAGAATCTATTGATGATATTATAGGTTATGTTCATTCTTTTGAGCTCTTTAAAAAACCTACACATATTGAAGAAGTCCTCATGCAGGTTATCTTTATACCAGAAACGATGCTGGTAAAGGACGTCCTTAACATCCTTATTAAAAAAAGGAAAAGTATCGCTGTGGTCATTGATGAATATGGCGGTACCAGCGGCATGATGACCGTTGAAGATATTGTGGAAGAACTTTTTGGCGAGATCGAA
It contains:
- a CDS encoding hemolysin family protein, with the protein product METEIIIIIISLLLSAFFSGMEIAYVSSNKIHIEIEKKQNDLIAKILTRLTQKPSKFIATMLVGNNLALVVYAYFMGALLQNWLTGFDFGYAWINEFLIRFSLITQTIISTLIVLLTAEFLPKVFFQIYANSLLKIFAIPAYIFYLLFYFISSFVIWISDMVLKRFFKTEGDEVQLAFTKVELGNYISEQMESIETNEELDSEIQIFQNALEFSEVKSREVMIPRTEIVAVEKDTPLSELNLLFTETGLSKVLVYTESIDDIIGYVHSFELFKKPTHIEEVLMQVIFIPETMLVKDVLNILIKKRKSIAVVIDEYGGTSGMMTVEDIVEELFGEIEDEHDSVLLIEEKIDENTFKFSARLEVDYINETYKLDLPESENYETLGGLIVNNEEGIPEENEILEIEGYQFHILQTSSTKIELVQIKKIEED
- the lptC gene encoding LPS export ABC transporter periplasmic protein LptC, with amino-acid sequence MQNKIKHTILKGVAAFAVTLFFACGNNAEELQRFSQRTDGPAAKGEGIVLRYTDSGKVKATLKTPYMLDYGISEFPYQEFPDGIDVTFVSDDDKENYITSNYAKLFKQTNLVDLRNNVVLIMSDSTILRTSQLYWDQRNNWVFTNRAYTINFQDGSFNNGNGFDSSENFKNFLSSGNQSKMYIKEGKNTKSDSLNE